Genomic window (Gemmatimonadota bacterium):
CACCTGACTCTGCTGATCGATGCGCCCGCCGAGGTCTGCATGGACCGCATACGCCGGGCGCGTTCGGATACCGAACTGTTCGAGGATCTGGTAACGCTCCGCGCCATCCGGGAGAATTACCTGGAACTGGCGCGCCGGAGAAAAGACGTGGACCGCATAGAGATCATCGACGGCGCGCATTCGCCCGGCGAGGTGCAGCAGGCCGTGCGCGCGCGGGTGGAAGAGGTCATGCAACCCTACAGCAGCGGATAAAGCCATGCTGACATACCTGTTCAGGTTCGTGATGAGATTTCTCATGGGGATCCTGATCCAGCAGGCCTTTCGTTTCCTGGCCGCCATGATCACCCGTCCCCCTCGTCCTCCCAGGCCGGCACCCGAACCGAGATCCGGGGCGCCGAAGAAACCGAGGACGACCATCGATCCGAAGAACATCGTGGAAGGACGGTTCGAGGACATCCCCGAGAAGTGATACCGGGAGCATAGGATGCTTAGAAACTTCACCTGGGTCATCCCCCGGCGCCTGGCCGGCATGGCCCTGCCCACGAGTGCGTATCGAACGCGTGCGGGTGGACTGACGGACCGGGCCCTGGAACGGGACCTGATGAGCCTGAAAGCACTGGGCGTGAGCACCGTGGTGTCCCTGACGCGCGAGCCGCTCCACGAGGAGACGCTGGACCACTGCGGTCTCCGTTGCCTGCACGTTCCCGTGGAGGACATGACGGCGCCTTCTCCGGAACAGATTCGCAGGGCTGTCCAATATATAGATGAACATATAGATCAGGGCGGCGTGGTCGTGCACTGCATGGCGGGCATAGGCCGGACCGGAACCGTGCTGGCCGGGTATCTCGTCTGGCGGGGGTCCACGCCGGAAGCCGCCATAGCGGAAATCAGAAACAATCGGCCCGGGTCGGTCGAGACCTTCGACCAGGAATCGTCGATCTTTCAATTCGCCGAGTCCATGGCCGAGTACGGCGCGTAAGACAAGACGCGCCAGGAAGGCATTAAGCCCATGTTCACGATCGCGGTAATCACCGACGAAGTGTCCCAGGACCTGGACAGGGTCATCGCGTTCGCCCGTGATTTCAACCTGGACGGGATCGAAATCCGATCGATCTGGGACAAGCCGCCCCAGGATCTCGACGACGACGAGATCGCCCGGATC
Coding sequences:
- a CDS encoding dual specificity protein phosphatase family protein, which encodes MLRNFTWVIPRRLAGMALPTSAYRTRAGGLTDRALERDLMSLKALGVSTVVSLTREPLHEETLDHCGLRCLHVPVEDMTAPSPEQIRRAVQYIDEHIDQGGVVVHCMAGIGRTGTVLAGYLVWRGSTPEAAIAEIRNNRPGSVETFDQESSIFQFAESMAEYGA